CGTCTAAAATCTCTCCGATGGTTGCTTCGGGGCCATTTGTCATCAAAATGATACGATCTGACATATAAATTGCTTCATCCACATCATGAGTAATCATCATTACTGCTTGTCGATGACTCTCCCAAATTTCTAACACTTGTGTTTGTAACTTACGCTTAGTTAAAGCATCCAACGCACCAAAAGGTTCATCCATCAATAACATTTTAGGACGAGTAATTAAAGCACGGGCAATACCTACCCGTTGCTTCATCCCCCCAGAAATTTCATCAGGATATCTATCAGCGGCCGCCGTTAAATTAACCATAGCCAAATGCTCATTAACCAGATTCACTTTTTCAGTATTACTGGCATTTTTTAACACTTCATCCACCGCCAAACGAATATTACCCCGTACCGTTAACCAAGGTAACAAAGCATAACTTTGAAACACCATCATGCGGTCAGACCCAGGTTTACGAATTGCCTTACCTTCAAGAGTGACTAACCCTGAAGTCGGTTTATCTAAACCTGCAATAATCCTCAACATAGTCGATTTACCGCAGCCAGAATGCCCAATAACCGAGATATATTCTTGTTCCCCAATCTTTAAGTCAACTCCATTAAGAATGACAACTTGACCGCCATCCGGTTTAGGAAATGCCTTAACTAAATTTTCAATCACCAGAAAATCATTTTGCTGAGAACCATTGGTTCGGTTTTCAGAACGGGTAATAGTACGAGTCATAATAACCTCCTAATATTAAGACATGAAGAAAGATTGAGGCGCGTTAGCGCGAATAGCAAAACTGTTGAGATAGGCGATAGGATCACTAGGATCAAAAGCCTTATTGTCAATAAATGCCTCGGCCGGTTCAACTTTATAATCCTCCGTCGGACATTTAATCCCCATTTCTGCGGCAATTTCTCGATATAAATCAGTTCTCCAGGATTTATGAGCAAATTTTTCCGCATATTTAGGGAATTCTTTAATCTGCTGCCATCTTGCCGCTTGGGTCATTAACCAGAGACTTTGCGACTGCCATAAAAAGGTGGAATGATCATGGGGGATGGCCGAAACATCAGAAGGAAGATCATAAAACATAGTTGTTTCTAGACTGTTAATCATCCTTTTTTGTCCATCAAATCCCCCATAATTGTAATCTCCCACAATGCCAGGTCGAGTATATTGAGGTTTCGCCCCGGTAAAAGGTCGTGTAGATATAATAGTGGCTACTTCTTCTCTATTTTCAGCTTTACTGCAATACTGACAAGCTTCAATTA
This genomic window from Aphanothece sacrum FPU1 contains:
- a CDS encoding ABC transporter ATP-binding protein yields the protein MTRTITRSENRTNGSQQNDFLVIENLVKAFPKPDGGQVVILNGVDLKIGEQEYISVIGHSGCGKSTMLRIIAGLDKPTSGLVTLEGKAIRKPGSDRMMVFQSYALLPWLTVRGNIRLAVDEVLKNASNTEKVNLVNEHLAMVNLTAAADRYPDEISGGMKQRVGIARALITRPKMLLMDEPFGALDALTKRKLQTQVLEIWESHRQAVMMITHDVDEAIYMSDRIILMTNGPEATIGEILDVPFPHPRDRHAIQESKEYNDLRLHALDFLERYQ